A section of the Triticum dicoccoides isolate Atlit2015 ecotype Zavitan chromosome 7A, WEW_v2.0, whole genome shotgun sequence genome encodes:
- the LOC119331080 gene encoding early nodulin-93-like, whose protein sequence is MAGAQAATIATVAAAVPTLASVSMLPWARAHLNPTGQALIISTVAGMAYFIVADKTMLSMARKHSFEDAPEHLKNTSFQ, encoded by the exons ATGGCGGGAGCCCAGGCCGCGACCATCGCCACCGTCGCTGCCGCAGTCCCCACC CTGGCGAGCGTGAGTATGTTGCCGTGGGCGAGGGCGCACCTGAACCCCACCGGCCAGGCGCTTATCATCTCCACGGTCGCTGGGATggcctacttcatcgtcgccgacaAGACCATGCTGTCCATGGCCAGAAAGCACTCCTTCGAGGATGCGCCAGAGCACCTCAAGAACACCTCCTTCCAGTAG